A single genomic interval of Aegicerativicinus sediminis harbors:
- a CDS encoding aspartate kinase: MKVYKFGGASVKDADGVKNLVHVLNTVGYKDTLVVISAMGKTTNALEDVIKNYFQKDPAFQSSIQEVKKYHNSILLDLFEDDSHEIFEKVDGLFNELKGFFDRNKSPDYNYVYDQTISYGELLSTTIVSAYLNQVGLTNTWLDVREMIKTDNYYRRANVDWELTGNLIREKVNPNVLNITQGFLGSDPNNFTTTLGREGSDYTAAIIAYCLNGESVTIWKDVPGVLNADPRYFENAQQLNKISYTEAIELAFYGASVIHPKTLQPLQGKEIPLLVRSFLKPTDPGTTVGRGIGLEPEVPCFIVKKNQILISLSSLDFSYIVEENISEIFRHLSTYKMKVDVIQNSAISFSVCVDDIYNNIDQLLQHLKAKFKVSCTKDVALYTIRHYSDAAIKQMESDKEVLLKQLTQQTVQMVTK, encoded by the coding sequence ATGAAAGTTTATAAGTTTGGAGGGGCTTCTGTTAAAGATGCCGATGGGGTTAAGAATTTAGTTCATGTACTAAATACAGTTGGCTATAAGGATACGCTAGTGGTCATATCAGCGATGGGCAAAACTACAAATGCCCTTGAGGATGTCATTAAAAATTATTTTCAAAAAGATCCGGCTTTTCAAAGCTCTATTCAGGAAGTGAAGAAATACCACAATAGTATTTTATTAGATCTATTCGAGGATGATTCCCATGAAATTTTTGAAAAAGTAGACGGTCTTTTTAATGAATTGAAAGGGTTTTTTGATAGGAACAAATCTCCAGATTATAATTATGTATACGACCAAACCATAAGTTATGGGGAATTGCTTTCTACGACCATAGTTAGTGCTTATCTTAATCAGGTTGGACTTACAAATACCTGGTTAGATGTGCGTGAAATGATCAAAACCGATAATTATTATAGAAGGGCTAACGTAGATTGGGAATTAACCGGAAATCTTATTCGTGAAAAAGTTAATCCAAATGTTCTTAACATTACCCAAGGATTCCTAGGAAGCGATCCTAACAATTTTACCACAACCTTGGGCCGTGAGGGTTCAGATTATACGGCGGCGATAATTGCATATTGTTTAAATGGTGAAAGTGTTACCATATGGAAAGATGTTCCAGGGGTTTTAAATGCGGATCCTCGATACTTTGAAAATGCCCAACAACTAAATAAAATATCTTATACAGAAGCAATAGAATTGGCCTTTTACGGGGCTTCGGTGATTCACCCAAAGACGTTACAGCCGCTACAAGGGAAAGAAATACCATTATTGGTAAGATCCTTTTTGAAACCAACCGATCCGGGAACTACCGTTGGCCGGGGGATTGGTTTGGAACCAGAAGTACCGTGTTTTATCGTAAAGAAAAATCAGATCTTAATTTCTCTTTCATCGCTTGATTTCTCTTATATAGTTGAGGAGAATATCAGTGAGATTTTTCGTCATTTAAGTACTTATAAAATGAAGGTAGATGTTATTCAGAACTCAGCAATATCTTTCTCTGTTTGCGTGGATGACATTTATAATAATATTGACCAATTGTTGCAGCACCTAAAGGCAAAATTCAAGGTTAGTTGTACAAAAGACGTAGCTCTTTATACCATTCGCCATTACAGCGATGCTGCAATTAAGCAAATGGAGAGTGATAAAGAAGTATTATTGAAGCAGTTAACTCAGCAAACGGTTCAAATGGTGACCAAATAA
- a CDS encoding GNAT family N-acetyltransferase, with protein MEFSIRQGNKGDMPAVLSLIKDLAIFEKEPDAVVVTLEDLERDGFSDNPLYKCWVAEVGGKVIGLALVYDRYSTWKGRAIHLEDLIVKQEYRGNGIGSALLDTVVSYGHNEKVRRISWEVLDWNTPAIELYKKKGGRILEEWRVVQLDEKGIEVYLDSIRNESL; from the coding sequence ATGGAATTCTCTATTAGACAAGGAAATAAAGGTGATATGCCAGCAGTGTTATCACTGATTAAAGATTTGGCAATTTTTGAAAAAGAACCAGATGCTGTTGTTGTCACTTTGGAAGATTTGGAGCGGGATGGTTTTTCGGACAATCCGTTATATAAATGTTGGGTTGCAGAAGTAGGGGGAAAAGTTATTGGTTTGGCATTGGTATATGATCGATATTCTACTTGGAAAGGTAGGGCTATACATTTGGAGGATTTAATTGTTAAACAAGAATATCGTGGAAATGGAATAGGAAGTGCACTATTAGATACGGTTGTGTCCTATGGCCATAACGAGAAGGTTAGAAGAATAAGTTGGGAGGTTTTAGACTGGAATACTCCTGCAATTGAATTATATAAGAAGAAAGGCGGTCGCATTTTAGAAGAATGGCGGGTCGTTCAATTAGATGAAAAAGGTATTGAAGTTTATTTAGATTCTATTAGAAATGAAAGTTTATAA
- the fbp gene encoding class 1 fructose-bisphosphatase translates to MSHTHQTLGEFIIENQAAFAYSSGELSKLINSIRLAAKVVNHEVNKAGLVDILGNAGNKNESGENQQKLDVYANDMFINTLSNRNIVCGIASEEEESFISINSQDENHQNKYVVLIDPLDGSSNIDVNVSVGTIFSVYRRVTPIGTPVTIEDFLQPGKNQVAAGYVVYGTSTMLVYTTGAGVNGFTLNPAIGTFYLSHPNMSYPKNGRIYSVNEGNYIHFPQGVKKYIKYCQQEEGDRPYTSRYIGSMVSDFHRNMLKGGIFMYPKSSKAEEGKLRLLYECNPMAFLAEQANGKASDGFNRILDIRPRELHQRVPFFCGSKNMVDKLEEFMQEEQASNY, encoded by the coding sequence ATGTCTCATACCCATCAAACTCTAGGAGAATTCATTATTGAGAACCAAGCGGCCTTTGCATATTCTTCTGGAGAACTTTCTAAATTGATAAATTCCATAAGGTTAGCAGCCAAAGTTGTAAACCATGAAGTTAATAAAGCTGGCTTGGTGGATATATTAGGAAATGCTGGCAATAAAAACGAATCTGGCGAAAATCAACAAAAACTAGATGTTTATGCTAATGACATGTTCATCAATACTTTATCTAATAGAAATATTGTTTGTGGTATTGCTAGTGAGGAGGAAGAAAGTTTCATTTCCATTAATAGCCAAGATGAAAACCACCAAAATAAATATGTTGTTTTAATAGATCCATTAGACGGTTCTTCCAACATAGATGTTAATGTTTCGGTTGGTACCATATTCTCCGTTTATAGAAGGGTTACCCCTATAGGAACTCCAGTTACTATTGAAGATTTCCTGCAACCAGGTAAAAACCAAGTTGCCGCGGGTTATGTTGTATATGGCACTTCGACCATGCTTGTTTATACTACAGGTGCAGGCGTTAATGGTTTTACCTTAAATCCAGCCATAGGAACATTTTATTTATCTCATCCGAATATGTCCTACCCAAAGAATGGCAGAATTTATAGTGTAAATGAAGGTAATTATATACATTTCCCACAAGGAGTAAAGAAATACATAAAATATTGCCAACAAGAGGAAGGTGACAGACCTTATACCAGCAGGTATATAGGATCCATGGTTTCCGATTTTCATCGTAATATGCTAAAAGGGGGTATTTTTATGTATCCTAAAAGTTCTAAAGCCGAAGAAGGAAAATTACGCCTGTTATATGAATGCAACCCCATGGCTTTCCTAGCTGAACAAGCAAATGGGAAGGCTAGCGATGGCTTTAACCGAATATTGGATATACGGCCTAGGGAATTACATCAGCGTGTACCTTTTTTCTGTGGTAGCAAGAACATGGTCGATAAATTAGAAGAATTTATGCAGGAGGAACAGGCCTCTAACTACTAA
- a CDS encoding tellurite resistance TerB family protein: MGFSDLFDNGFRQRNRDHFAAIVRVAMGDGYISDGEKAFLDRLSKNLDISEDDYEEILTDYYRHPINPPVFYEHRLERLYDLARMVYVDHIKGDDEEKIIRKIGIGLGFTPENVPYIVDKALTLVGNGVDLETFMIEIKAMNR; the protein is encoded by the coding sequence ATGGGGTTTTCAGATTTATTTGATAATGGTTTCAGGCAACGAAATAGGGACCATTTTGCAGCAATAGTTAGGGTGGCTATGGGAGATGGTTATATTTCCGATGGCGAAAAAGCATTTTTGGATCGGCTTTCAAAAAACCTTGACATTAGCGAGGATGATTATGAGGAAATTTTAACTGATTATTACCGTCATCCAATAAATCCACCTGTATTTTACGAACACAGGTTGGAACGCTTATACGATCTTGCCAGAATGGTATATGTGGACCACATTAAAGGTGATGATGAGGAGAAAATAATTAGGAAAATTGGTATTGGTCTTGGTTTTACTCCGGAAAATGTTCCTTATATAGTCGACAAAGCTCTTACCCTTGTTGGTAATGGTGTAGATTTGGAAACCTTTATGATCGAAATTAAGGCAATGAACCGTTAG
- a CDS encoding TlpA family protein disulfide reductase — MKQISYLLLFFCLPIFSQHTISGTIITEKPHAFILVYETTPTGAEYVAQAQLKQTGEFSLEIDSTFKPGIYKLVYALPAERHNFNFILDGKEDIAFTYKDSLGLEFIESNENKLWHAYSRSLDLVHSAINNFYSKRSTDKNAFRQIIKTMEDTQESFEDNSKGLLVNDLIKANKPYIPKDYEDFETYAGNVRNYYLEPINFNSRLILSSDYISQKLAAYVFGMSSDMSDSYLIGQFDKILKKINHLDPETKLSLLYPLWEEFYAYGKDSVARKLVDTIMLDLSKESNNDLMIEVFENFKLNGIGAIAPDFKIDDTSNGKNLHTTLHNLSGSDYYLLVFWSSGCSHCMAELPILKERIKEFTNVKVVAFALEDNDFQWKKTIINYPDFIHVLGLNKWENETVTQYSIQSTPSFIVLDKEKKIIEKPNEVNDVITFFREKK, encoded by the coding sequence GTGAAGCAAATTTCTTATCTACTCCTATTTTTCTGTTTGCCAATCTTTTCACAACATACAATTTCTGGCACCATCATTACAGAAAAACCACATGCATTTATTCTTGTTTACGAAACTACCCCAACTGGCGCTGAATATGTGGCCCAAGCTCAACTGAAGCAAACAGGTGAATTCTCCTTAGAAATAGACAGCACCTTCAAACCCGGTATTTATAAATTAGTTTACGCACTACCCGCCGAACGGCATAATTTTAATTTTATACTGGATGGAAAAGAAGATATTGCTTTTACTTATAAAGATTCGTTGGGCCTTGAGTTTATTGAATCCAATGAAAATAAACTCTGGCATGCATATTCTAGGAGTTTAGATTTAGTGCACTCAGCAATCAACAATTTTTATTCAAAACGTAGTACCGATAAAAATGCCTTTAGACAGATCATAAAGACGATGGAAGACACACAAGAATCTTTTGAAGATAATTCAAAAGGTTTATTGGTTAATGACCTTATTAAGGCTAATAAACCCTATATCCCAAAAGATTACGAGGATTTCGAAACATATGCCGGCAATGTTAGGAATTATTATCTAGAACCTATCAACTTTAATAGTAGATTAATTTTGAGTTCAGATTATATAAGTCAAAAATTAGCCGCATATGTGTTTGGAATGTCTTCAGATATGTCCGACTCATATCTAATAGGACAATTTGATAAAATTCTCAAAAAAATTAATCATTTAGATCCAGAAACAAAACTTTCTCTTTTATATCCCTTATGGGAAGAATTTTACGCCTATGGAAAGGACAGTGTAGCTCGGAAACTGGTTGACACGATTATGCTAGATTTATCTAAAGAATCTAACAATGATTTAATGATCGAGGTGTTTGAAAATTTTAAACTTAATGGAATTGGCGCAATAGCACCAGATTTTAAAATAGATGATACGTCCAACGGTAAAAATCTGCACACTACATTACACAATTTAAGCGGAAGTGACTATTATTTATTGGTTTTCTGGAGTAGTGGTTGCAGTCATTGCATGGCTGAATTACCCATATTAAAAGAGCGAATCAAAGAATTCACCAATGTTAAGGTTGTTGCCTTTGCCCTTGAAGACAATGATTTTCAATGGAAAAAAACTATAATAAATTATCCCGATTTTATTCATGTTCTTGGCCTCAATAAATGGGAAAATGAAACCGTAACCCAGTACAGCATACAAAGTACGCCTTCATTTATAGTCCTAGACAAGGAAAAGAAGATAATTGAAAAACCTAATGAGGTAAACGATGTTATTACCTTTTTCAGGGAAAAGAAATAA
- the lysM gene encoding peptidoglycan-binding protein LysM has protein sequence MGLFSFIKNAGAKIFGSEKAAASKKAAEAAAELRAEEAAAQTLEQTIRDLNLKVENLDIIINDDMARVSGMAYDQETKEKVVLVVGNSEGIATVDDQMTVEHEEPEAQFYTVVRGDSLSKIAKKYYGDAMKYPLIFEANKPMLKDPNLIYPGQVLRIPNLD, from the coding sequence ATGGGGTTATTTTCATTTATAAAAAATGCAGGTGCTAAAATTTTCGGTTCAGAAAAGGCGGCGGCATCTAAAAAAGCAGCTGAAGCTGCAGCAGAATTAAGAGCTGAGGAAGCTGCTGCTCAAACTTTAGAACAAACAATAAGAGACCTAAATCTTAAGGTTGAAAATCTAGATATAATTATTAATGACGACATGGCCCGAGTTAGTGGAATGGCCTATGACCAAGAGACCAAAGAAAAGGTGGTTTTGGTTGTAGGTAATTCTGAAGGTATCGCTACAGTTGATGATCAAATGACAGTTGAGCATGAGGAACCAGAAGCTCAGTTTTATACGGTAGTTAGAGGAGATTCATTAAGCAAAATTGCCAAAAAGTATTATGGAGATGCGATGAAGTACCCTCTAATTTTTGAGGCAAATAAACCAATGTTGAAAGATCCTAACCTTATATATCCTGGTCAGGTATTAAGAATTCCAAATTTGGATTAA
- a CDS encoding nicotinic acid mononucleotide adenyltransferase: MRRLIPLLLIAMMLGSLGVSCSRDEAIVEEPAISINQLLNSYDLWYVDINSTAGFGEVYFLQIAFTISFRNGVLYANNNLVGIGETGNGYGISIGTYNAYEMILDVNHDIDGFETFDVYQVDENTIELYNPGTDTSYFLDGYQRSNFDYDFVFFDNIHYFLQEYEAWEKTYVSAEGDLNEFDNENYIQFFPDDFGDSFRSSTDSEVPDPSNIVWDYIGLYSVENVPGDMYLKNLTLNYDDFGNENFELDVLNDATIELYHISSGTTYEFSGVGYIEFKRVVAGSNQTEVRNKDQKIRRQYTPKKDNPRESTRI, encoded by the coding sequence ATGAGAAGACTTATACCTTTATTGTTAATAGCCATGATGCTTGGGTCTCTGGGCGTCTCTTGTTCAAGAGATGAGGCGATTGTTGAGGAGCCAGCAATTTCCATAAATCAACTTTTAAATTCTTACGACTTGTGGTATGTAGATATCAATAGCACTGCCGGTTTTGGAGAAGTTTATTTTTTACAAATAGCGTTCACTATTTCATTTAGAAACGGAGTCCTATATGCCAACAATAATTTGGTGGGTATAGGTGAAACGGGTAATGGATATGGTATTTCAATTGGCACATATAATGCGTACGAGATGATTTTAGATGTAAACCATGATATTGATGGGTTCGAGACTTTCGATGTGTACCAAGTTGATGAGAATACCATAGAATTGTATAATCCAGGAACGGATACCTCATATTTTTTGGATGGTTATCAGCGTAGTAACTTCGATTACGACTTTGTATTTTTTGATAACATCCATTATTTCTTACAAGAATATGAAGCTTGGGAAAAAACATATGTAAGTGCGGAGGGCGATTTAAATGAATTCGATAATGAAAATTACATTCAATTTTTCCCAGATGATTTTGGGGACTCCTTTAGAAGTTCAACCGACTCTGAGGTCCCTGATCCAAGTAATATTGTCTGGGATTATATAGGCCTTTATAGTGTAGAAAATGTGCCAGGCGATATGTATCTAAAAAATTTAACATTGAATTATGACGACTTCGGCAATGAGAATTTCGAATTGGACGTTTTAAATGATGCCACAATAGAATTATACCACATAAGTTCAGGGACCACCTATGAATTTTCGGGTGTAGGTTATATTGAATTCAAACGTGTGGTTGCAGGATCTAACCAAACTGAGGTTAGAAACAAAGATCAAAAGATACGTAGACAATATACCCCAAAAAAAGATAACCCTAGGGAGTCTACTAGAATTTAA
- a CDS encoding NAD(P)H-dependent glycerol-3-phosphate dehydrogenase encodes MEKALKFAVFGSGSWATAIVKMLSENLDEIGWYMRSVYIKEHLKKQKHNPNYLSSVEFHTEKLKLSNDINVIAKYADVLIFAIPSAFIHSELEKLEIDITNKIVVSAVKGIIPESGKLVGEHFHDIYNVPFDNIAVIAGPCHAEEVALERLSYLTISCADPQKAETIANALSSDYIKTKTSDDLIGTEYAVMLKNIYAIAAGIAHGLGYGDNFQSVLMSNAIREMKRFIKKMHKLKRNINDSAYLGDLLVTGYSTFSRNRMFGNMIGKGYTVKSAMMEMNMVAEGYYATKSAKILNDHNKKKTRLPIINAVYSILYEGKDAKKVFKNLVDKLD; translated from the coding sequence ATGGAAAAAGCTTTAAAGTTTGCGGTTTTCGGATCAGGCAGTTGGGCCACTGCTATTGTTAAGATGCTAAGTGAGAATTTAGATGAAATAGGATGGTATATGCGTAGTGTATATATTAAGGAACACCTGAAAAAACAAAAGCACAATCCAAATTACCTTAGTTCAGTTGAATTCCATACCGAGAAACTAAAGCTGAGTAACGACATTAATGTAATTGCAAAATATGCCGATGTACTAATATTTGCTATTCCATCTGCTTTTATTCATTCCGAATTAGAAAAATTAGAAATAGATATTACAAATAAAATTGTTGTATCGGCGGTAAAAGGAATTATTCCTGAATCTGGAAAACTTGTCGGAGAACATTTTCATGATATTTATAATGTTCCTTTTGATAATATAGCAGTAATAGCAGGACCGTGCCATGCTGAGGAAGTTGCATTGGAACGTCTGTCTTACCTAACCATTTCTTGTGCGGATCCTCAAAAAGCAGAAACAATTGCTAATGCACTATCTAGTGATTATATAAAAACTAAAACTAGCGACGATTTAATTGGAACCGAATACGCTGTTATGCTTAAAAATATTTATGCGATTGCTGCTGGTATTGCCCACGGTTTAGGTTACGGCGACAATTTCCAAAGTGTTTTAATGAGCAATGCCATCCGGGAAATGAAACGGTTTATCAAAAAAATGCACAAACTAAAACGCAATATTAACGACTCAGCTTATCTAGGAGACTTATTGGTTACTGGCTATTCTACCTTTTCGAGAAACCGCATGTTTGGCAATATGATTGGCAAAGGGTATACGGTTAAATCGGCTATGATGGAAATGAATATGGTTGCCGAAGGCTATTACGCAACTAAAAGCGCCAAGATTCTTAATGACCATAATAAAAAGAAAACACGACTCCCAATAATCAATGCCGTATACAGCATTTTATATGAAGGAAAAGATGCTAAAAAAGTGTTCAAAAACCTAGTTGATAAGTTAGATTAA
- a CDS encoding COG2426 family protein, producing MLTEIIFTFLWSISPFGEAKVGIPYGILNGVNPLLVFVLALVANILVFPLMLYFLDKINILFTRWFWYKKSAIWVARRAKKGSGEKLEKYGYVGLALFVMVPLPGTGVYAGSIATYLFNMERKKAFLANAIGITISSLIVWGITHLGQGAF from the coding sequence ATGTTAACGGAAATTATATTTACTTTTTTATGGAGTATTTCCCCATTTGGTGAGGCCAAAGTAGGTATTCCTTACGGAATTCTTAATGGTGTAAATCCCCTTCTTGTTTTTGTATTGGCATTGGTTGCTAATATATTAGTATTTCCGTTAATGCTTTACTTCTTGGATAAAATCAATATTCTTTTTACTCGTTGGTTTTGGTATAAAAAAAGTGCTATTTGGGTCGCACGTAGGGCCAAAAAAGGATCTGGCGAAAAGTTGGAAAAATATGGTTATGTTGGGTTGGCATTATTCGTAATGGTGCCGCTACCCGGTACTGGGGTTTATGCAGGTTCTATTGCGACCTACCTTTTTAATATGGAACGTAAAAAAGCTTTTTTAGCCAACGCTATTGGTATTACCATTTCTTCACTTATCGTTTGGGGCATTACACATTTGGGACAAGGGGCGTTTTAA
- the pheS gene encoding phenylalanine--tRNA ligase subunit alpha, with protein sequence MIDKLKELIAEVEEFTVQSKEEIEDFRIQYLGKKGLLNQYFAEFKNIAKEEKKEFGQVINRLKNTAEEKVKALRDEWEKKDLEKGSYGDLTRPGEPIEIGARHPISIVKNKIIDIFSRIGFNVSEGPEIEDDWHNFTALNLPEHHPARDMQDTFFIQTNPDILLRTHTSSVQVRYMENNKPPIRTISPGRVYRNEAISARSHCFFHQVEGLYIDKDVSFADLKQTLQYFTTEMFGKSEIRLRPSYFPFTEPSAEVDVYWGLETETDYRMTKGTGWLEIMGCGMVDPNVLENCGIDSKTYSGFAFGMGIDRIALLLHQISDIRLLSENDIRFLEQFKSAL encoded by the coding sequence ATGATAGATAAGTTAAAAGAGTTAATTGCTGAGGTAGAGGAATTCACGGTTCAATCTAAAGAGGAGATTGAGGATTTTAGAATTCAATATTTGGGTAAAAAAGGATTATTAAATCAATATTTTGCCGAATTTAAAAATATTGCCAAAGAGGAGAAAAAGGAATTTGGCCAAGTAATAAATAGGCTCAAAAATACTGCTGAGGAAAAGGTAAAAGCTTTACGTGACGAATGGGAGAAAAAAGATCTTGAAAAAGGGTCTTATGGGGATTTAACTAGACCTGGAGAACCAATTGAAATTGGAGCCAGACATCCAATCTCAATTGTAAAGAATAAAATTATTGATATTTTTTCACGTATAGGTTTCAATGTTAGTGAGGGTCCCGAGATTGAGGATGATTGGCATAATTTTACAGCTTTAAATTTACCTGAGCATCATCCTGCCAGAGACATGCAGGACACCTTTTTTATTCAAACGAATCCAGATATCCTATTAAGGACACACACTAGCTCTGTTCAGGTTCGTTATATGGAAAACAATAAACCCCCAATTAGGACTATTTCCCCAGGTAGGGTTTATAGAAATGAAGCTATTTCTGCAAGATCTCATTGCTTTTTTCACCAAGTAGAAGGTCTGTATATTGATAAAGATGTAAGTTTTGCAGACCTAAAACAAACCTTGCAATATTTTACGACGGAGATGTTCGGGAAATCTGAAATTAGGCTTAGACCATCCTATTTTCCATTTACAGAGCCTAGCGCGGAGGTGGATGTGTATTGGGGATTAGAAACTGAGACGGATTATCGTATGACCAAAGGAACTGGCTGGTTGGAAATTATGGGTTGTGGTATGGTTGATCCTAATGTGTTGGAAAATTGTGGGATAGACTCCAAAACTTATTCTGGTTTTGCATTTGGTATGGGAATCGACCGTATAGCTCTATTGCTTCATCAGATTAGTGATATACGTTTGTTGAGTGAAAACGACATACGCTTTTTAGAGCAATTTAAATCAGCCTTATAA
- a CDS encoding CvpA family protein, which yields MSIVDIAIVVLIILGLIRGFMRGLFVELASLIALIAGLYGAIHFSNYVATFLDEHFEWDENYINLVAFGITFLIIVFLISLAGKALTKLADFAALGIVNKIFGGVFGAIKTALILSVLIIIYEKMTETEENVLPSWAEESALYEPVRAFAPSIFPIIIEKGEEVLEEIEENI from the coding sequence ATGAGTATTGTTGACATTGCTATAGTTGTTTTAATAATCCTGGGATTGATAAGAGGATTTATGAGAGGATTATTTGTGGAATTAGCTTCCTTAATTGCTCTTATCGCAGGCCTATATGGTGCCATTCATTTTAGCAATTATGTAGCCACCTTTTTAGATGAACATTTTGAATGGGATGAGAATTACATAAATCTGGTTGCTTTTGGAATTACTTTTTTAATTATTGTTTTCCTTATAAGCCTAGCTGGAAAGGCACTGACCAAGTTAGCCGATTTTGCAGCTCTAGGTATTGTAAATAAAATTTTCGGGGGTGTTTTTGGGGCTATAAAAACCGCATTAATACTTAGTGTATTAATAATCATTTACGAAAAAATGACCGAAACCGAGGAAAATGTGTTACCGTCGTGGGCAGAGGAATCAGCTTTATACGAACCTGTCAGAGCATTTGCTCCATCTATCTTTCCTATCATCATTGAAAAAGGAGAAGAAGTTTTAGAAGAAATTGAAGAGAACATTTAA